The Sphingomonas naphthae nucleotide sequence CACCGCCGCATCGGCGATCTCCGCCTGCCGCGCCTCCCCCGGAAAATCCTCCGCCACCCATATCCGCTCGACCGCCTTCAACGTCGCCGCCACCTGTGGCCCGGCGGTGAGGCCGCGTGCGATCAGGTCGCCGCCGCCGATGGCGAGGCGCGGACGGGTCCAGTCCAGCACCGCCGCCGCGTCCGCCACCGGCCCGTCGCCGAGCAGGATGCGATCAGCCGTGGCGAGGCCGCCGATCTCGAAGGCGGTGTGCAGCGGGCGCGGGGCGACCTCACCCTTCCCCGCCAGCACGAGGCGCTGTTCGATCGCCTTGGACAGTTTCAGCCGCCGCGCGATGCCGGCCGCCGCGTCGGCGGGCACCAGCGCCGCCAGCCGCCGCACCGGATCGCCCGCCACCCCGGCCTCGCCCTCGCGCGCGACCAGCCGCGCCAGCCGGTCGAGCCCCGCGCCGTCGATCTCGGGCAGCACCGGGCGCAGCACCTGCCCCTCCAGCATCAGCCGCACCGCCGGCACCGGATCGGCGACCGCCAGCAGCTTGGTCAATTCCCCCGCGATCCGCTCGCGCGACAGCGCCATCAGGTCGTTGGCCCGCGCGACGCAGGCGTCGTAGGAGGCGGCGTCGGGCGCGCCCCGGCCGAAGCGGGCGTGGAAGCGGAAGAAGCGCAGCAGGCGGAGATGATCCTCGGCGATGCGGGTCAGCGGATCGCCGATGAAGCGGACGAGGCCGGCGGCCAGATCGCCCAGCCCATCGAAATAATCATGCACCGCGCCGGTCAGGGGGTCGGCCGAGAGGGCGTTGATGGTGAAGTCGCGCCGCGCGGCATCCTCCGCCCAGTCGGTGGTGAAGGCCACCGTCGCGCGGCGGCCATCGGTGGTGACGTCGCGGCGGAGCGTGGTGATCTCGGTCGGGTGGCCGCCGGCCGTCGCGGTGACGGTGCCGTGGGCGATCATGGTCGGGGTGCTCCAGTGCGGCAGGCCCGCCGTCTTGAGCCGCGCGACCACCGCCTCGGGCTCCAGCCGGGTCGCGCAGTCGATATCGTCGGGCGCCAGCCCCAGCAACGTATCGCGCACCCAGCCGCCGATATAGCGGGTCGCGCCGTCGCCCGCGTCGAGCGCGGCCATCAGCGCGGCCATCGCGACGGGGTCGCGGGTGGCGGGGGGGACCGGAACCCGATCGCCCCCCATCACCCGTTCGTCCCGAGCGAAGTCGAGGGACGTTCCCCAAGCGGTGCGTCCAGTGGCACGTCCCTCGACTTCGCTCGGGACGAACGGGCTACCTTACTTTCACACATGGCCGAGCCGCATCCCGACATTGCCCAGCATCGCGGCCGTTGCGCCCCACACCCGCCATTCGCGCCACATCATCGCGCGGAAGTGGCGGATCGCGCCCATATGTTCGGCGCTTTCCTCGGTCCAGCTTGCCGGATCGAACAGGGTCGCCAGCGGCACCTCGAAGATGGCATCCACCTCCGCCTCGCGCCGCACCAGCGGCAGATCGGGCGGGACCACGCCGATCACGGGGTGGATCAGGAAGCCGCTGCCGGTGCGATAGGGCTCGATCCGCCCGACCACTTCCACGTCGGTCGCGCGCAGGCCGACTTCCTCCCACGCCTCGCGCAGCGCCGCCGCCTCCAGGCTGGCGTCGGCGGGATCGACCTTGCCGCCGGGCAGCGCCACCTGCCCCGCGTGATCGCGCAGGCCGGCGTGGCGCTGGGTGAGGATCACGCCGGGATCGGGCCGGTCGGTGATCGCCACCAGCACGGCGGCCGCGCGCGGATCGGGCAGATCCTCCAGTTCGGGCAGATCGGCACGATACAGCACCGCCCCCTCGGCCAGCGGCCGCGCGAGCGCCGCGCGCAGGCGATCGGCCAACCTCATGCGGAGAAAGCGAAGAAGGCGCCGGCGCTCCAAAGGCCGGGCGGATCGCCTGCTTCCGCCAGCGCGAGTTCGGCCAGTTCGTAATAGACCGGGCGCGCCAGCAGCGCCTCCAGCCCGCCGCGCACCTCGAGATAGGGCTGCGCGCCCTCGCCCCGATCGTGGAAGCGCAGCGGATGCGCCGGCCCGGCCACCACCAGATCGCCGGTGTTCAGCCGGAACGCCAGCCGCCGCGCCGGCCCCTCGCCCTCGCTCACCACCTCGACCGCGACGAAGGCGGCATCCTCGACCGCGATGTCCAGCTTCTCGACCGGCGTGACCAGCACATGCCGCCCATCCGCCTCGCGCCGCAGGATCGTCGAGAACAGCCGCACCATCGCCGGCCGCCCGATCGGCGAGCCCTCGTGAAACCACGTCCCGTCGCGCGCGATCCGCATCTGGCTGTCGCCGCAATGCGCCGGATTCCATTTCTCCACCGGCGGCAACCGCCGCTCCTCCACCGCGCGCGCGATCTCGGCGAGCGACAGGCTGGCGATCTCTTCGGGCGGGGGGGCGCTCTCGGGCATGGCGATGCCCTATCGGCTTTCCGGGGCGGTGGTAAGGGGGCGGGCGCCGCGCCGCCGGTTGCGATCGCCCCGCGCACGATGCAGGATCGTGCCTTCCGGGGGGATGAGCATGGCGGATCACACGATCGCAAACCGGGCCGCGCCCATCGCGCCGGCCGAGCGGATCGACACGCTCGATGTGCTGCGCGGGGTCGCGATCTGCGGCATCCTGCTGATGAACATTCCGTGGATGGGGTTGAGCTGGAACCTCGGCCATCCGCCCTTCCCCGCCGTGCCCGATCGCGACTGGATCGCTTATTCTGTGCAGTCGCTGCTGTTCGAGGGGACGATGCGCGGGCTCTTCACGCTGCTGTTCGGCGCGGGGATGCTGCTGATGCTGCGGCGGGTGGAGGTGGACGGGCTGGCCGCGCCGGTCGAGGCGTGGGTGCGGCGCTGTTGCGCGCTGCTGCTGCTCGCGATCGTGCAGTTCGGATTGCTGCTGTGGCCGGGCGAAATCCTGTTCAACTACGGCATCACCGGCCTCTTCCTGCTGCCGTTCCGCCGCATCCGCCCGCGCTGGCTGATCGCCATCGCCGCGTGCCTGCTGACGCTCCATGCCGTGCATGACGGGATCGACAGCGCGCATGAGGCGGCGGTCGTCCGCGCCGGGGATGCCGCGCTGGCCGCGCCGCTGCCCCGCAGCCCCCAGCAGGAGCGCCGCATCATCGCGCGCGCCGAAGTCCTCTCCGGCATCGAGCCCACCGCCGAATCGCTGGCCGAGGAGCGCGAGCAGCGGCTGCATTTCCCCTCGGTCTGGCGGTGGAGCGTCGAGAATTGGGCCTATTACAATGTCGAGTTCAATGCCTGGCCGTCGATCCTGGAATCGCTCGGCTTCATGCTGGTCGGCATGGCGCTGTTCCGCGCCGGCATCCTCACCGGGCAGCGGCGAACGGGCTTCTACGCGGGGCTGGCGGCGGGCGGCTATGCCATCGGGCTGGCGCTGCGCGGCGTGGCGCTGTGGCTCGACTGGCGCGCGGGCTTCCATATCGATCCGACCGCGACGACCTATCACGGCATCGTCTATGAGCCCGCGCGGCTGGCGATGACGATCGGCAATGTCGGCGCGGTGATCGCCTTGCTCAAGGCCGGGTGGATCGGCCGCGCGGCGCCGTTGAAGGCGTTGGGGCGGATGGCGCTTACCACCTACCTCCTCCAGTCGCTCGTCACCGCGATCCTCTTCTACGCGCTGGGCTATTACGAGGCGTTCGGCTTCGCCACGCTGATGGGCGTCGCGGCGCTGATCTGGGTCGTGACGGCGGCCTTCGCCATGTGGTGGCTGAGGCGGCACGCGATGGGGCCGGTCGAACGGCTGCTGCGGATCATGGCCTATGGCCGCCCGGCGGTGGCGGGCTGAAGTCCGTTGCAAATTGCGCGGGCGGGGGGTTTCCGCTAAGGCGCCCGCTCCCGCCTCGGCCGCGCGTCACCCGCTGACGCTGCGGCCGGGGCGCCTCTCTTTAGCAGCCTCCCGAAGGAGAGCCGATGACCCGCCGCCGCCAGATCTACGAGGGCAAGGCCAAGATCCTCTACGAGGGCCCCGAGCCCGGCACCCTGATCCAATATTTCAAGGACGACGCCACCGCGTTCAACGCCCAGAAGAAGGGCACGATCTCCGGCAAGGGGGTACTGAACAACCGCATCTCCGAGCATCTCTATACGCTGCTCGGCCATATCGGCATCCCGACGCACTTCATCCGGCGGCTCAACATGCGCGAGCAGCTGATCCGCCAGTGCGAGATCGTGCCGATCGAGGTGGTGATACGCAACGTCGCCGCCGGCTCGATCGTCAAGCGCCTCGGCATCGAGGAAGGCACCCAGCTGCCGCGCACGATCATCGAATATTATTACAAGGACGATGCGCTGGGCGACCCGATGGTGGCCGACGAGCATATCGCCTGCTTCGGCTGGGCCAGCCAGGAGGAGATGCACGACATTTCCGACATGGCGATCCGGGTGAACGACTTCCTGTGCGGCCTGTTCGCGGCGGTCGGCATCAGGCTGGTCGATTTCAAGCTGGAGTTCGGCCGGGTGTGGGAGAATGATTATTCCCGCCTGATCCTGGCCGACGAGATCAGCCCCGACGGCTGCCGCCTGTGGGACATGGCCACCAACGAAAAGCTCGACAAGGATCGCTTCCGCCAGGACCTGGGCGGCGAGGTCGAGGCCTATCAGGAGATCGCGCGTCGGCTGGGCCTGTTGCCGGAGGGCGCGGATACGACGGTGCTCGATCTGGAGAAGCATCGGAAGAACCGGGGGAAGTAAGGCCGATCCGCGATATATACGTCGCCCCGGCGCAGGCCGGGGCCTCGTCAGGCTTGGGGCGACGGCGGTGGCCACCTCCCGAGACCCCAGCCTTCGCTGGGGTGACGGTCCCTTTTGTCGGTACGACGCCTTATGCGTCCCGCACCAGGGCCCCGCCCTCGATCCGCCGGTAGAAGCAGCTCCGCTCGCCGGTGTGGCAGGCCGGGCCGGCCGGTTCGCAGCGGAGCCAGAGCGCGTCCTGGTCGCAATCGATCCGCATCTCGACGACGCGCATCACATGGCCGGACGTCTCGCCCTTCTTCCACAGCCGCCCGCGCGAGCGGGAGAAGAAGGTGGCTTCGCCGCTGGCGATCGTCGCCTCCAGCGCCTCGGCGTTCATGTGGGCGAGCATAAGGACTTCGCCGCTCGCATGATCGGTCACCACCGCCGTGACCAGCCCGGCGGCGTCCCATTTGGGCATCAAACGCGTGCCCTGCTCCCGATCCGAATCCATCGATCGCGCCTAAGCGGCACGGCCCCTACGATCAAGGCGCGACAAATCGATGACGCGCCCCTATATGGCCGCTGACTCGAGGCACCTGGGGGCCAGATGCTCACCACACATCCGTTCGACGACGACAAGCTGCGCGAAGAGTGCGGCGTTTTTGGCATCTGGAACGCGGAGGCCGCCTCCGCGATGGTGGCGCTGGGTCTCCACGCCCTCCAGCATCGCGGGCAGGAGGCCGCCGGCATCACGAGCTGGGATGGCCACCAGTTCCACACCCATCGCGCGATGGGCCATGTCGCGGGCAATTTCGACCGCGACGACGTGATCCGCAAGCTGCCCGGCAATGTCGCCTGCGGCCATGTCCGCTATTCGACGGCGGGCGAGACGGCGCTGCGCAACGTGCAGCCGCTGTTCGCCGAACTGTCCTCCGGCGGCTTCGCGATCGCGCATAACGGCAATCTTTCCAACGCGATCAAGCTGCGCCGCGAGCTGGTACGCCGGGGTTCGATCTTCCAGTCGACCAGCGACACCGAGACGATCATCCATTTGGTCGCGACATCCGCCTATCGCACCCTGCTCGATCGCTTCATCGATGCGCTCAAGCGGATCGAGGGGGCCTATTCGCTGGTGGTGATGACGCCGGAGGGCATGATCGCCTGCCGCGATCCGCTGGGCATCCGCCCGCTCGTGATGGGCAAGCTGGGCGACACGACGATCTTCTCCTCCGAAACCGTCGGCCTCGACGTGGTCGGCGCGCATTTCGTGCGCGAGGTGGAGCCGGGCGAGCTGATCGTGATCTCCGAAGGCGCGATGCGCTCGATCCGGCCGTTCGCCGAGGTGAACCCCCGCCCCTGCATCTTCGAGCATGTCTATTTCTCGCGGCCGGATTCGGTGTCGGGCGGCACGTCTGTCTATTCGGTCCGCAAGGCGATCGGCGCGGAGCTGGCGCGCGAGAGCCCGGCCGAGGCCGATCTGGTCATCCCGGTGCCCGATTCGGGCGTGCCGGCGGCGATCGGCTATGCGCAGGAGAGCGGGATTCCGTTCGAGCTGGGCATCATCCGATCGCATTATGTCGGCCGCACCTTCATCCAGCCGGGCGATCAGGTGCGCCATCTGGGCGTGAAGCTGAAGCACAACGCCAATCGCGCGCTCATCACCGGCAAGAAGATCATCCTGATCGACGATTCGATCGTGCGCGGCACGACCAGCGTGAAGATCGTCCAGATGATGCGCGATGCCGGCGCGGCCGAGGTCCACATGCGGATCGCCAGCCCGCCGACGCGGCACAGCTGCTTCTACGGGGTCGATACGCCCGAGCGCGCCAAGCTGCTCGCCGCGCAGATGACGGTGGAGGACATGGCCCGCTACATCAACGCCGACAGCCTGGCCTTCGTGTCGGTCGACGGCCTCTATCGCGCGCTGGGCGAGCCGGGGCGCAACCCCGAGCGGCCGGCGCATTGCGACGCCTGCTTCACCGGCGACTACCCGACGCACCTGACCGACCATGAGGAGCTTTCGCCCCCGATCGACCAGTTCGCGCTGACCGCCGAGCGGTTCGTCGCGTGAGCGGTCGGCTGGACGGCAAGCTCGCCCTCGTCACCGGGGCGAGCCGGGGGATCGGTGCCGCGACCGCGAAGGCGCTGGCGCAGGACGGCGCCCACGTCATCCTCACCGCGCGCACGGCGGGCGGGCTGGAGGAGGTGGAGGATGCGATCCACAAGGCCGGCGGCAGCGCCACGATCGCCCCGCTCGACCTGATCGACGGCGATTCGATCGGCCGGCTGGCCGCCGCGATCGGCAGCCGCTGGGAAGCGCTCGACATCCTGGTGCTGAACGGCGCGATGCTGGGCTCGCTCTCGCCCGTTCCGGCGATCGACGCCAAGGAATTCGGCCGCGTGCTGACGCTCAACGTGGGCGCGCAGCAGGCGATGATCGCCGCGTTCGATCCGATGCTGCGCATGAGCGCCGCGCCGCGCCTGATCGGCCTCACCTCCAGCGTCGGCGCCGCCCCGCGCGCCTATTGGGGCGCCTATGGCGCATCCAAGGCGGCGTTCGACAATCTGCTGCTCACCTATGCCGACGAGATGGCCGAACTGACGCCCTTGCGGGTGGCCATCGTCGATCCGGGTGCCACGGCGACGCGGATGCGCGAGCTGGCGTTTCCGGGCGAGGATCAGGCGACGCTGAAATCGCCGGACGTGGTGGGCGAGGCGATCGCCCGGCTGGCG carries:
- a CDS encoding CCA tRNA nucleotidyltransferase, with amino-acid sequence MGGDRVPVPPATRDPVAMAALMAALDAGDGATRYIGGWVRDTLLGLAPDDIDCATRLEPEAVVARLKTAGLPHWSTPTMIAHGTVTATAGGHPTEITTLRRDVTTDGRRATVAFTTDWAEDAARRDFTINALSADPLTGAVHDYFDGLGDLAAGLVRFIGDPLTRIAEDHLRLLRFFRFHARFGRGAPDAASYDACVARANDLMALSRERIAGELTKLLAVADPVPAVRLMLEGQVLRPVLPEIDGAGLDRLARLVAREGEAGVAGDPVRRLAALVPADAAAGIARRLKLSKAIEQRLVLAGKGEVAPRPLHTAFEIGGLATADRILLGDGPVADAAAVLDWTRPRLAIGGGDLIARGLTAGPQVAATLKAVERIWVAEDFPGEARQAEIADAAVRAVMERG
- a CDS encoding CoA pyrophosphatase; translation: MRLADRLRAALARPLAEGAVLYRADLPELEDLPDPRAAAVLVAITDRPDPGVILTQRHAGLRDHAGQVALPGGKVDPADASLEAAALREAWEEVGLRATDVEVVGRIEPYRTGSGFLIHPVIGVVPPDLPLVRREAEVDAIFEVPLATLFDPASWTEESAEHMGAIRHFRAMMWREWRVWGATAAMLGNVGMRLGHV
- a CDS encoding DUF1285 domain-containing protein, producing MPESAPPPEEIASLSLAEIARAVEERRLPPVEKWNPAHCGDSQMRIARDGTWFHEGSPIGRPAMVRLFSTILRREADGRHVLVTPVEKLDIAVEDAAFVAVEVVSEGEGPARRLAFRLNTGDLVVAGPAHPLRFHDRGEGAQPYLEVRGGLEALLARPVYYELAELALAEAGDPPGLWSAGAFFAFSA
- a CDS encoding DUF418 domain-containing protein, translating into MADHTIANRAAPIAPAERIDTLDVLRGVAICGILLMNIPWMGLSWNLGHPPFPAVPDRDWIAYSVQSLLFEGTMRGLFTLLFGAGMLLMLRRVEVDGLAAPVEAWVRRCCALLLLAIVQFGLLLWPGEILFNYGITGLFLLPFRRIRPRWLIAIAACLLTLHAVHDGIDSAHEAAVVRAGDAALAAPLPRSPQQERRIIARAEVLSGIEPTAESLAEEREQRLHFPSVWRWSVENWAYYNVEFNAWPSILESLGFMLVGMALFRAGILTGQRRTGFYAGLAAGGYAIGLALRGVALWLDWRAGFHIDPTATTYHGIVYEPARLAMTIGNVGAVIALLKAGWIGRAAPLKALGRMALTTYLLQSLVTAILFYALGYYEAFGFATLMGVAALIWVVTAAFAMWWLRRHAMGPVERLLRIMAYGRPAVAG
- the purC gene encoding phosphoribosylaminoimidazolesuccinocarboxamide synthase, with the protein product MTRRRQIYEGKAKILYEGPEPGTLIQYFKDDATAFNAQKKGTISGKGVLNNRISEHLYTLLGHIGIPTHFIRRLNMREQLIRQCEIVPIEVVIRNVAAGSIVKRLGIEEGTQLPRTIIEYYYKDDALGDPMVADEHIACFGWASQEEMHDISDMAIRVNDFLCGLFAAVGIRLVDFKLEFGRVWENDYSRLILADEISPDGCRLWDMATNEKLDKDRFRQDLGGEVEAYQEIARRLGLLPEGADTTVLDLEKHRKNRGK
- the hisI gene encoding phosphoribosyl-AMP cyclohydrolase, encoding MDSDREQGTRLMPKWDAAGLVTAVVTDHASGEVLMLAHMNAEALEATIASGEATFFSRSRGRLWKKGETSGHVMRVVEMRIDCDQDALWLRCEPAGPACHTGERSCFYRRIEGGALVRDA
- the purF gene encoding amidophosphoribosyltransferase, coding for MLTTHPFDDDKLREECGVFGIWNAEAASAMVALGLHALQHRGQEAAGITSWDGHQFHTHRAMGHVAGNFDRDDVIRKLPGNVACGHVRYSTAGETALRNVQPLFAELSSGGFAIAHNGNLSNAIKLRRELVRRGSIFQSTSDTETIIHLVATSAYRTLLDRFIDALKRIEGAYSLVVMTPEGMIACRDPLGIRPLVMGKLGDTTIFSSETVGLDVVGAHFVREVEPGELIVISEGAMRSIRPFAEVNPRPCIFEHVYFSRPDSVSGGTSVYSVRKAIGAELARESPAEADLVIPVPDSGVPAAIGYAQESGIPFELGIIRSHYVGRTFIQPGDQVRHLGVKLKHNANRALITGKKIILIDDSIVRGTTSVKIVQMMRDAGAAEVHMRIASPPTRHSCFYGVDTPERAKLLAAQMTVEDMARYINADSLAFVSVDGLYRALGEPGRNPERPAHCDACFTGDYPTHLTDHEELSPPIDQFALTAERFVA
- a CDS encoding SDR family NAD(P)-dependent oxidoreductase, with amino-acid sequence MSGRLDGKLALVTGASRGIGAATAKALAQDGAHVILTARTAGGLEEVEDAIHKAGGSATIAPLDLIDGDSIGRLAAAIGSRWEALDILVLNGAMLGSLSPVPAIDAKEFGRVLTLNVGAQQAMIAAFDPMLRMSAAPRLIGLTSSVGAAPRAYWGAYGASKAAFDNLLLTYADEMAELTPLRVAIVDPGATATRMRELAFPGEDQATLKSPDVVGEAIARLAGTDYPTGHRYRVDG